CCTCTTAAGTTGTCGAGGCCAGGGTTTGCAAATTGCAATGTATGTGGAATGTTGTGATTGTAGAGAGCAGTTTGGATGTCAAATTGCAATTAGACCatatttgaaagttttcagATTAGAGGTCTTATTCCTAATAATATTTGTAgatactttaatatatatgagcCCCTCTATTATCCTTTGTCATCGAGAGATACGCACTAAGTAgatgatggtgatgatgatgatatatattttcattccaaCAGCCTGATCCCTGAATTGTTTGTGTGCTGGTTGATAGACAAGCACAAGCTGCGAATAAAACCCTGctgtggatgtctgaaaaaaGACTCCAAGGTTGACATGCACCCACTCTTGTAGCAGGCAAGAATATATTCCTTGAGGTTTTTGTTCCTTGAATAGGCAGCCACATTACATTGTTAGGTGGAGCACAATATGAGCTACATTTTTTAAGCTAATCTTTGGAATCTACCTCTCATTATGGATACTACTTCCATACTTCCAAActtcttgtttttctcttttggtatcttttgtttcaattttaatacaaCAACAAATACCTCTCTAACTATTTACCAATGACAAGTGTAGGGTTTCAACATTTCCTTGTTATGATTCCCACTACTCCAAGAATATGCACTACACTACAGGGGGcaaatattaggaaaaagaTGTTGcccttttttatatactacTACTATTAGTTTTctacttttcctttttctatatatatctttttatgcaGCGCATCATCTAAAACGATGAGTGTGCTGCACTGTCCATCTTAAAGTGTGGATTTTTCTATATGTATGCAAGTACGATTTCAGTGGGCATCACAAGTTATAGcatacaatttataaattaaaacattatatGTCATTCATATCAACGAGAATACACACTTATTACCACAAATATTGTGCTCAAACTTATAAACACCCCAAGATTGTAACGAATTCCATTTTGTCACTGATGTGTTTTACCTGAGTTTTTAGACAGAACTCAAACaaccatttttctttcaaatcttccaagaaaaaaagacattAAACAAGTCCAAATACtatgattattatatgtaCTTGTAATTCAGGCACCAAAGACAAGGACAGCACGGTAATTTCCTTATGCTTCGTTTTATGATGATGAGCCGTAACCTGGGTCTGGGTGACCATTAAATATCTTCCACCAAACCGATATTAAATGGCTCCATCATAATGACCAGAGCAGTTTTCACGACGCCACACCacattttgtttaatatacCATTTTACCCTTCACACCTAGCATAAAAATGACacatatcaacaaattatttgtgaGGGGgcatttcaattcaaattaaattgaaaaaaaatggcaGTCGAGTTGACACATTGTTCACCATACAAATCCctcaaaaattatgattttttttcttgaattgtatTTTCTCCTGTTTGTCGTTCTGACTTTCAATTCTTATTTAAAGAAAACGAGCCAAAAGTCCGCACAATTCAACAGAAAATTAGATACATTTAAATTGCTAGTGGGGAAGAAACTCTCAAAGTTGAGGGTAATTTTGGTAAGTGATAAGAAGTTGGTCTGGCATTAGCGAAGTTGGCGTGGGATAGCCACCAACCGTAATAAATAGATATCAGTTTTGATATCTAGATGAGATATGCAATTCAGATCTGTCATTATATTGCATTTGCAAGTTGAGTTATTTATTGCCATCTCCCTTTagattttttcctaatatatGTTCTACTATTCTAAGCCTcaacatttaatttaaattgaattcaacaaattaaaattaaggataaattatactGACATACgagattatattaaaatacacaaatattttattattctggtaaaattacagctacacccTTTGAGAGGTGtcagtataatatttttgaaggagggtttgtgtaagttttgcATCTGAATAGGGGTTGTAGttgtaaatacaattataaCCTCAAAgagtgtacttgtaattttacaaaaggcATGATcaagtatttgtgtatttGGTGTAACCTTAGAGATACCTATATAATTTACccgaaaattaattatagaataaatgcatttattatataatttttatttttatggtggAAATAAGTAGTAGAAATTATGCCGTAATGAAAATTGgagttggaaaaataatttattatttggcttaaatcaatttaatttaattggttcaaaaacagaaattgtacttaatttttttttcaaattattttcaacaataagtTAAGAAACACTTAATCAGTGTTTGTGATAGCTTCTGCTTTTGTGGTGGGAATAAGTACTAGATAAAGTTGTACGTTAAGCagtagtaaaaattaaaagtatttgaaaataaaaattaaaagtggaaaaaaaaattgaagctgAAGTATTTGGAAAAAcgactttatatatttacaattttatcaatgAACTGCAGATATTGGTAGGAAGGTATCTAATTTTgacttgaattaatttaatttaaacagttcaataataaaaaataaaaaaaataaaaacactcttttcagtttatttttaataatgagCTCATAACTGCTTATTTTCAATCCCTTCCAAACTATTTTGTGTAAGAATAAACTCTTAACATGCACCCAAACATGATCtctttttgtgaaatatatttctaatgaGAATTTGATATTGACCCCACAAGATTActataatttgatattgaccccacaaaaattactatagctttttcaaattcattaagTCCACCAGCTCATTTTGTAGTGGTGAAGTTcattatctttaaaataattaatcagaTATTTTTAGTCTATGAAATGTTAAGCTCATAATCTCTTATTTAATCCCAATTTATCTTATCATCCACTCATCATAtacaataaaacaaacaaggccttaatataattatattatgcgtaacttaattgataaaattgaagtcTTATGATCACGTGATCATGGGTTCGAATTCTACTAATGtattaacatattttaatagtagttgttgattaattatacatatatgatactaataattaatatataaataattaaaatttataatataattataatcgatttctaaaaaaatattgtaagagTCAATAAAGCACACCAATAGCCTTTGGGGTGGGTGAGTGGGTGGGGAAGAATGTTCGCAATTTCTAATTCGTCGGATTATGATTCGTTTTACAGTAATTTAAAGTCTCATTTTGGATAAGtttcttaaatattattgttttttttacttttttttttgttgtggaTAAGATACTTTTGCAGTTTGTGAGATgttatataggaaaaaatgcaaacaatcTCTATGTGATATTGTAGATGAATAAATGATCactttgtaaaaaaaaatagcgatTTGTtctactgtattttttaaaatacaacaatttatcctcttatattttttaaaatgaagcacaGGGAGgtgaattgcttcattttaattaacacatgggataaattactatatctttttatagaaggtaatatgctcatttgcaatattacagggggtaaattgtattaaaccGATGTtacattgtaattttaaaaattattggacaaaataagatcaatttaataaaatttagtcgACAGATAAAGTTGAGATTCCAAAAGTTTCTAATTAGGATTAGGTTTAGCATGAATGTGTGATTTTAACTATTTCAGTTATAACTACTTAGTGTCAATAAAGCCTAATTTAGTTGACGAATCTAAAGTCACATGAGCTGATTGAGAGTTACCAATTGTGAATTGTTGGTGTTTTGTAATAGtagtatttattgaataattaagTTTTGATTGGAATGTAAAATTTCATCATAAGTGCATTATGGAGAGGATAATGAGGGGGATATaatattgaatcaaatttgaGGATGTAGTAAGGAGGTGTGATGCAAGGAAGGGAATGGTGGTTATATTTCTTTACTAGGAGTAGTTTTGAATTGATAGTTGATGCTTTGTACTATTGGACATTTGAGATTGGGCAAACAACAATCCTCTCACCATTCCTttcattctcaattttgattGAGAATCAAAGATGTCAAGTCTAAGTGCACTtcaatttcaacaaattatatgataagtataatataaatattgtgtgATTAGtgtatagttaaaaaaataatcaattagaTACTTTATGATTGATTTAGTTTAGCCGAATTTTTTTGGGACAAAAATTTTTCGAACCAtcattatcaaaataaacaaaatggaATTGGGAATTAGGGAGGAATCTACTTAATTTGAAtggatcttttatttttaataaattaaaaaaaaaaaagaacaatgaGTGTAATAACccttgtttaaatttaaagaaatttatgtacattcctatttaaatatttaccaagaaattattcctaataatCATGGGATGTTTTTCCAATAATCCCTTTCCCCAATCCCACAAATGGAGTACAATATAAGTTCCAATACCACCAATCAAACCATAAGCAATGGAGTACGTCAACGGCATCAAAATCATAGTCATAAACGCCGGAATTGCTTCCTTCATATCACCCCACTCCACTTCCACCACCGCCCTCATCATCAGCACCCCCACCAGTATCAGCGGTGGCCCCACCGCCCATGGCGGTATCGACGCCAGCAACGGCGTCAAGAAAAAGGCCAGCACGAAATACCCCGCCACCGTCAGTGCCGTCAAGCCCGTTCTCCCGCCCTCCCTTATCCCTGTCGATGATTCGATGAACGCCGTCACCGGCGAGGTCCCCAACAGCGACCCCGCAACAATGGAAGACGCGTCCGCCATGAAAGCGAAATACTGGCCCTCGAAATCGCCGTTGGCGTCCGTAAATCCGGCGAAGCGGGCCATGGAGTACAGAGTCCCGGTGGTGTCCAGTATATCTACGTACAAAAACGTGATCAGGGCCTCCCAGAAATGGCCTTTTCTGATGCTCTTGAAGCTCAAAGCTCCGGCGGTGCTCTCGATTTTGTGAACATCAACTACTTTCTTGAAGTACTCGTAGGCGGAATCCCCCGCCGGAGTGTTTGGAAATGCGGTGACATTCGTGTTTCTGAACCAAGAAACGGCCGTCACGAAAACAATGCCGTAAATCATAGCCCCCTTAATGTTTTTCACCAAGCAGTAAGCTATAATCACGAATCCCACTACCCCAAGCCAGAATGTGGGATTCTCCATGCGTCCATGCAAGCAGAGTATGTCGTCCGAAACAGCGCCGCCGGGGATTAAAGAAATGGTGCCGTTCGCTGAAGTCATCACCGGCGCCACCGCTGTTCTGTCGGAGCTCCGACAACCTCCCAATGTGACCAATGTGGAGGCGCTATAGCCAATGAGGCCAACCCCTTGATTGTTTTGCAATCCAATAAACGCTAGAAACAATCCAATCCCAGCAGAGGAAGAAATTCTTACAGTTTCGGGCACTAATTTGGCAAGCTTAGCACGCAAACCGACGGCGGAGACTAACAGAAAGATTAATCCCTCCATGAATACAGCTGCCAATGCGCTTTGATATGATACATTTCCTGAGCCATGAAATCCGACGACTGTGTAAGCGAAATACGCATTAGCACCCATTCCGGGGGCCAGAGCCAAGGGGAGATTGGCGAAGATGCCCATGATTGCGCAGCCTATGAGGGAAGCAGCCACGGTCGCGACGATCAAATCTTTACGTGTTTTCTCCACACACGCGGCGTAGCCAGGGTTGACGGGGTTGAATTTGCAGGCGGCGTCGGGGGGGACGAGGCGGACGTCGGGGTGGGTAACGCAGTCCAGGGGCGAAATGGAGGGGTCGGAACAAAGAGGGATGCAGTCGGAAACGGAGCATGTTCCGCCGGAATCTGATAGAATGGAGGCGTTCACAGCGAGGATGTAAGCCATTGTGAGGAACGTTGCGGTGCCGGCGCGGAGCTCGGTGGTGAAGGTAGTGTTGCGTTCCGTGAGCTTGAAGCGTTTACCGATACGGCTCTCAGCGACATAGGAGTTGAGGCGGGTGGTTATAGGGGATGGCGCGACGGCTGATGGCGGAGGCGGTGGTGTGCCTGACTCCACGTCCATTGACTGAGGAGTTCTCTGTTGGTTTATGAGTATGGACTGTGCGGGCTACTCTCAATCTTTTGGGGATGCAATAACAGTCATTTTATATTGTGACTTGATGCTGttttttaaggtaaaattatacttttacttCGATATggattcaatatttttagtcatctattttataaaaaatttaaaataattataaaattaaaaaaaaatcgacaCATTTAGTCTCTACTAAATGTGTAGAgtcccccccccctttttgggatcattttaaaaaattcacaaagTAGAGGATTAAAAGTGGtgaatttttccaattttgaggccattttaaaaatttcataaaatagagaactaaaatttttgatatgaaactaaaaatgtaACTTGGTCgagtttaaatatttaccattTTTCGTTTAAAGTTAGTAACTAATAACATAATAAGTAACCTATCCCaatatttgttgaaaattttagaacaTGGTTGTTTTGTAAAAATGACAAAGAGAACAAACATTGGCATAGCTATGATAGATGATTAAAAATGAAGGCAATCGAACTTTACAAAGTTAGTAGTGTGACAATACAATGAACACGAGATATTTTATGTACTTAGCATCTAAAAATCTAATGAAATTAAGTTTGATGCGCAATTAGTTTAATGAAAAGGGATTAAGATGGATCTATACATGTCCAAAAAATAAGCCCACATGATTCCCACACCCTCACCCATTCATAGATGGACACATAGGTTTATGTTTATCTTTGATTGTTGGTCCTCTTCTTTAAGATAGGTGGGCAATGCTACATATGcaaattcttaatatttgCAAAGATTCATGAGCATTAGCATCCCATGAAATGAACTcacaacattattattatagcatATGTTGTGCTcgtttatatatgtttgtatatATGGATTGGATTCCCTATATCTAATTACAATCATGCCTTACCTAATAGATTAAGACTTCACACTCCTACCACATTGACGGTTTTTCTGACACTTGTGAATTCCATCTTTCTATTTTTAGCTTTTATAGGACAAGAGTACGTTGAGATAGAatcaaattctaaattaatattgttgaGGTTGATATCGTATTTGAGatctattaataatatttttgcgTATGATTACCACCTTGTCTATTGCAAAAATCATGGAATTATGAAAACTGCATCTGATTTAGTATTGCATGTAGAACTGTAAATATcagtatttttaaataatcacaaTCATATACAGTGATCcaacaataataatgaattaagCGTGCAGGCCACAATCAATTATTAGTTAGAGGGTAGAGAGGCCACTTGGCATAAGGCAAAGGCCACTTCCTTTGGAGGgaacccaagaatttgaagGATTGGCATAGCATCCTAACACCTCATATATACCCTTTTtctaatgtttttatttgatgcaTTCCCTTTATTTCAATCAATAGATTCTTGTTTTccatcaataataaatatatacttcgCAATGatgcataaatatttttttaaaaattgggCAGTACGATAAGAAGTTATGAGTAATCACGgaatgataaataaaagaaaaataaaataaaaaaagtaggTACGATAAAACACTGGGCGTATATAGTATAGCTAATTATATAagattacatatttattttacacaaTTTGTTTATGAAATATGAAGCTTTAATTGAGTTGTGGATGAGCTGCTTTTTGTCCCAACTTCCATAATGAAGAAACTAGAAAGGTGAGTATGAAGGTTAcctaataaagaagaaaaaggttCTCATTGAGTTGTTTGAAAATGGTAGGCTACCACAAAATCATGTCCTATGCAACTCCTTTTATCCCAATactaagaaataatatatccACCTTCATTACATCCAACTCCTCTTCAAGTTAGTGtaatcataaattatacaatccttcatattttaaaactataaGAATTTTCCGTTCAAGTTTCTCTATTGAAAACCCGATCAAGATTTGTAAAAagactaaattataattagttaaaaatgagaaaaatacaataacaTAAGACTAATTTGATATCCATGCATGCAACATCtgtataatacaaataatattaccCTTACGAATTTACTTCATTGCGTGTTTCTCTTAATATCTTTAGGCTAATTACAATCTTCATAAccctaattatattattgttgtgTGCATATATTACATGTTATCATCTAATTTCTGTGTCAAAATTGTTCCTTCTTGCAAGCCACACTGCATGCATTATTCtctctacttttttctttttatgttccaaaaatttttattggtccgtttattttgaattttaagaaTGAATCATATTAACCGCGTCTTTTCAGTCAATTTTTGTGTAGTCAAGTCATATGAAAATACGTAATCTCTTTATGTTATGTTTgtagatttaatttgattcgatatcaaattttaaattaataattatgggCATTTCCTCTTCGCAATATAGTAGAGTGTTGAGAAATAGAAACT
The window above is part of the Sesamum indicum cultivar Zhongzhi No. 13 linkage group LG7, S_indicum_v1.0, whole genome shotgun sequence genome. Proteins encoded here:
- the LOC105167196 gene encoding adenine/guanine permease AZG1-like — encoded protein: MDVESGTPPPPPSAVAPSPITTRLNSYVAESRIGKRFKLTERNTTFTTELRAGTATFLTMAYILAVNASILSDSGGTCSVSDCIPLCSDPSISPLDCVTHPDVRLVPPDAACKFNPVNPGYAACVEKTRKDLIVATVAASLIGCAIMGIFANLPLALAPGMGANAYFAYTVVGFHGSGNVSYQSALAAVFMEGLIFLLVSAVGLRAKLAKLVPETVRISSSAGIGLFLAFIGLQNNQGVGLIGYSASTLVTLGGCRSSDRTAVAPVMTSANGTISLIPGGAVSDDILCLHGRMENPTFWLGVVGFVIIAYCLVKNIKGAMIYGIVFVTAVSWFRNTNVTAFPNTPAGDSAYEYFKKVVDVHKIESTAGALSFKSIRKGHFWEALITFLYVDILDTTGTLYSMARFAGFTDANGDFEGQYFAFMADASSIVAGSLLGTSPVTAFIESSTGIREGGRTGLTALTVAGYFVLAFFLTPLLASIPPWAVGPPLILVGVLMMRAVVEVEWGDMKEAIPAFMTMILMPLTYSIAYGLIGGIGTYIVLHLWDWGKGLLEKHPMIIRNNFLVNI